In the Pseudolabrys taiwanensis genome, one interval contains:
- a CDS encoding ABC transporter substrate-binding protein: MRLAKLAAACICALPLLGIGIANAAEPVKIRMSWVAPVSNWASIILEKKDLAKHFGKSYTIESVRYQGTPQMITAIANNELEVSNLAYSSLAIAIENAGLDDIRVIADEFQDGVPGYYSTKFYVRKDSGISKIEDIKGKVVGTNGGGSAVDVALRAALKKHGLEEKRDYTMLEGPLPAMPAMLFEKKVDLIPVVQPFSLNPKLNEEGKVLFEQRDALGVTQMIAWTARKSFIDKNRAALVDFMEDMLRITRWFTDPKNHAEVAQIASKLTKQPADRFGWLFTKQDTFRDPNLIPNVEALQRNVDTTREMGFIKKPLDIKKYVDLSLAQEAAKRLQ; encoded by the coding sequence ATGCGTCTTGCGAAGCTCGCGGCGGCGTGCATCTGCGCGCTGCCTTTGCTCGGCATTGGCATCGCCAACGCGGCCGAGCCTGTGAAGATCCGCATGTCGTGGGTGGCCCCGGTATCGAACTGGGCGTCCATCATTCTGGAAAAGAAGGACCTGGCCAAGCATTTCGGCAAGTCCTACACGATCGAGTCCGTGCGCTATCAGGGCACGCCGCAGATGATCACGGCGATCGCCAATAACGAACTGGAAGTCTCGAACCTCGCCTACTCCTCGCTCGCCATCGCCATCGAGAATGCCGGTCTCGACGACATCCGCGTCATCGCCGACGAATTTCAGGACGGCGTGCCCGGCTACTACAGCACGAAGTTCTACGTGCGGAAGGACTCGGGCATCAGCAAGATCGAGGACATCAAGGGCAAGGTCGTCGGCACCAATGGCGGCGGCAGCGCCGTCGACGTCGCGCTGCGCGCCGCGTTGAAGAAGCACGGCCTCGAAGAGAAGCGCGACTACACCATGCTGGAAGGGCCACTGCCGGCGATGCCGGCCATGCTGTTCGAGAAGAAGGTCGACCTCATCCCGGTCGTGCAGCCCTTCTCACTCAATCCCAAGCTCAACGAGGAGGGTAAGGTCCTGTTCGAGCAGCGCGACGCCCTCGGCGTGACGCAGATGATCGCGTGGACGGCGCGCAAGTCCTTCATCGACAAGAACCGCGCGGCGCTGGTCGACTTCATGGAGGACATGCTGCGCATCACGCGCTGGTTCACCGATCCGAAGAACCACGCGGAGGTGGCGCAGATCGCCTCCAAGCTGACCAAGCAACCGGCAGATCGTTTCGGCTGGTTGTTCACCAAACAGGACACGTTCCGCGATCCCAATCTGATCCCGAACGTCGAGGCCCTGCAGCGCAACGTCGACACCACGCGGGAGATGGGCTTCATCAAGAAGCCGCTCGATATCAAGAAATACGTCGATTTGAGCCTGGCCCAAGAGGCCGCCAAGCGTCTCCAGTAA
- a CDS encoding ABC transporter substrate-binding protein, whose protein sequence is MRFLKCALFALCAAGLMTVSARAAEPVKIRLSWVVPVSNWASMIEQKKDLAKHLGKSYTLEIIRFAGTPPMITALANNELEVANLTYPTLPLAIQNAGMDDLRVISDEFQDGNKGYYSNEYMVAKDSPIKTVADLKGKVLATNVAGSAVDVAMRAMLRKSKLEDKRDYTIIEAPFPTMGAMLAQKKADLITAVLPFSLNPDLRKATTTLFNTRDAMGVTQFSMWVARKGFIDKNRAAMVDFMEDSLRIVRWYLDPANHKEVMEICAKITKQPAERFDWVFTNKDNYRDPNMMPDLKTLQNNVDTVRDLGFIKDRIDIAAHADLSLVQEAAKRFK, encoded by the coding sequence ATGCGATTTCTGAAATGCGCCTTGTTCGCTCTTTGCGCCGCCGGTCTGATGACCGTGTCCGCGCGCGCTGCGGAACCGGTCAAGATCCGGCTGTCGTGGGTGGTGCCGGTGTCGAACTGGGCCTCCATGATCGAGCAGAAGAAGGATCTCGCCAAGCACCTCGGCAAGTCCTACACGCTCGAGATCATCCGCTTCGCCGGCACGCCGCCGATGATCACCGCGCTCGCCAATAACGAGCTGGAAGTCGCCAACCTCACTTATCCGACCTTGCCGCTCGCGATCCAGAACGCCGGCATGGACGATCTGCGCGTCATCTCCGACGAATTCCAGGACGGCAACAAGGGCTACTACAGCAACGAATACATGGTGGCCAAGGACAGCCCCATCAAAACCGTTGCCGACCTCAAGGGCAAAGTGCTGGCCACCAATGTCGCCGGCAGCGCCGTCGACGTGGCGATGCGTGCGATGCTGCGCAAGTCCAAGCTCGAAGACAAACGCGACTATACGATCATCGAGGCGCCGTTCCCGACGATGGGCGCGATGCTGGCGCAGAAGAAGGCGGATCTCATCACCGCCGTGCTGCCCTTCTCGCTCAATCCCGATCTGCGCAAGGCCACGACCACCTTGTTCAATACCCGGGACGCGATGGGCGTGACGCAATTCTCGATGTGGGTGGCGCGCAAGGGCTTCATCGACAAGAACCGCGCGGCGATGGTCGATTTCATGGAAGACTCGCTGCGCATCGTGCGCTGGTACCTCGACCCGGCGAACCATAAAGAGGTGATGGAGATCTGCGCCAAGATCACCAAACAGCCCGCCGAGCGCTTCGACTGGGTCTTCACCAACAAAGACAATTATCGCGATCCCAACATGATGCCCGATTTGAAGACGTTGCAGAACAACGTCGACACGGTACGCGATCTCGGCTTCATCAAGGATCGGATCGATATCGCGGCTCATGCCGATTTGAGCCTCGTCCAGGAAGCCGCCAAGCGCTTTAAATAA
- a CDS encoding ABC transporter permease → MNGTTIAEAPNGFPEKAARFAYRVAWGFARVFSVLVLLAAWEWLATSGTFTPFQLPALSKVLVRIWADITTGDFFINTGLTLYRALAGFLIAAVGGVLLGMAMSRLRVARWFFDPIISIGFPMPKIAFLPVIILWLGVYDVSKITMIVFDAIFPVVAATIVGIQGVERELLWSARNMGAKEREVLWQVVLPAALPQIMTGFQVALPLSLIVAVVTEMLMGGYGLGGAMMTASRFANSVGVFAGIVEIAVVGYLMVKAMAILRRRLLIWHPEAHDPSTA, encoded by the coding sequence ATGAACGGCACGACAATCGCCGAAGCGCCGAACGGCTTCCCCGAAAAGGCCGCGCGCTTCGCCTATCGCGTGGCCTGGGGCTTCGCCCGCGTCTTTTCGGTCCTGGTGTTGCTCGCGGCCTGGGAATGGCTCGCGACGAGCGGCACCTTCACGCCCTTCCAATTGCCGGCCTTGAGCAAGGTGCTGGTCCGAATCTGGGCCGACATCACCACGGGCGATTTCTTCATCAACACCGGCCTCACGCTCTACCGCGCTCTCGCCGGCTTCCTCATCGCCGCGGTCGGCGGCGTTCTCCTCGGCATGGCGATGTCGCGCTTGCGCGTCGCGCGCTGGTTCTTCGATCCGATCATCTCGATCGGTTTTCCGATGCCGAAGATCGCCTTCCTGCCGGTGATCATTCTGTGGCTCGGCGTCTACGACGTTTCCAAGATCACCATGATCGTGTTCGATGCGATCTTCCCGGTGGTCGCCGCCACCATCGTCGGTATCCAGGGCGTCGAGCGCGAGCTGCTGTGGTCGGCGCGTAACATGGGCGCCAAGGAACGCGAGGTGCTGTGGCAGGTGGTGCTGCCCGCAGCCTTACCGCAAATCATGACCGGCTTTCAGGTTGCGTTGCCGTTGTCTCTGATCGTCGCCGTCGTCACGGAAATGCTGATGGGCGGCTATGGCCTCGGCGGCGCAATGATGACGGCTTCGCGCTTTGCAAATTCCGTCGGCGTATTCGCCGGCATCGTCGAGATCGCCGTGGTCGGCTATCTGATGGTCAAGGCCATGGCGATCCTGCGCCGTCGTCTGCTGATCTGGCATCCGGAAGCGCACGATCCGTCGACGGCATAA
- a CDS encoding ABC transporter permease, translating to MKAFIRYSPLLILAAAWELSSRLGLVSPLALPPLSDVVSAWIDMIKDGELVTNGVTSIYRAFAGLALAVVIGGVLGIAMAWFKPVNVLLAPIVEIFYPLPKSALIPVTVIWLGFGDGSKILLIFLGCMLPVTIGAFNGARSSERHLVWSARSMGASRLRMLWDVVVPSAMPELLNGIRTALALSFILLVSSELIVAQKGFGYLIGSLGANGTYDAMYAVVFTVAFLGFAADRVYLLITKRALAWRA from the coding sequence ATGAAGGCGTTCATCCGTTACAGTCCCCTGCTCATCCTCGCCGCCGCGTGGGAGCTGTCCTCGCGGCTCGGCCTCGTCTCGCCACTGGCCCTGCCGCCTCTGTCCGACGTCGTCTCGGCCTGGATCGACATGATCAAGGATGGCGAGCTTGTGACCAACGGCGTCACCTCGATCTACCGCGCCTTCGCCGGGCTCGCCCTAGCCGTCGTCATCGGCGGCGTGCTCGGCATTGCCATGGCTTGGTTCAAGCCGGTCAACGTTCTCCTCGCGCCGATCGTCGAGATCTTCTATCCGCTGCCGAAATCCGCGCTGATCCCCGTGACGGTGATCTGGCTCGGCTTCGGCGACGGCTCGAAGATCCTGCTCATCTTCCTCGGCTGCATGCTGCCGGTCACCATCGGCGCCTTCAACGGCGCGCGCTCGAGCGAGCGCCATCTCGTCTGGTCGGCGCGCAGCATGGGCGCAAGCCGACTGCGCATGTTGTGGGACGTCGTCGTGCCGAGCGCGATGCCGGAGTTGCTCAACGGCATCCGCACCGCGCTCGCATTGTCCTTCATCCTGCTGGTATCGTCCGAATTGATCGTTGCGCAGAAGGGCTTCGGCTACCTGATCGGCTCGCTCGGCGCCAACGGCACATACGATGCCATGTACGCGGTCGTCTTCACCGTGGCCTTCCTCGGCTTCGCCGCCGACCGCGTCTATCTCCTGATCACCAAGCGGGCTCTGGCATGGCGGGCATGA
- a CDS encoding ABC transporter ATP-binding protein, producing MNAPAQIIVDNVNHMYRPPVGREVLALDQISLSVSNREFLALLGPSGCGKSTLLYLIGGFLPVEIGSITVDGKKVTAPGPDRGIVFQHFALFPWKTVRGNVLYGLERQGMQKAEREARAQQYIDLVGLSGFEDSYPSQLSGGMKQRAAIARTLAFDPKILLMDEPFGALDAQTRGLMQRELLSIWQRTPKTVIFVTHDVQEAVYLADRVAVMSARPGRIKTIVDTKFDKNDPDIFKNSFFVDKVDELWNLVKEEAAKAQGVKR from the coding sequence ATGAACGCGCCCGCCCAAATCATCGTCGACAACGTCAACCACATGTACCGGCCGCCGGTCGGACGGGAGGTCTTGGCGCTCGACCAGATATCGCTTTCCGTCTCCAACCGTGAATTCCTCGCGCTGCTCGGCCCCTCCGGCTGTGGCAAGTCGACACTGCTTTATCTGATCGGCGGTTTCCTGCCGGTCGAGATCGGCAGCATCACGGTCGACGGCAAAAAAGTCACCGCGCCTGGCCCCGACCGCGGCATCGTCTTCCAGCACTTCGCGCTGTTCCCGTGGAAGACGGTGCGCGGTAACGTTCTCTACGGCCTCGAACGCCAGGGCATGCAGAAAGCCGAGCGCGAGGCGCGCGCGCAACAATACATCGATCTCGTCGGCCTGTCGGGTTTCGAGGACAGCTATCCCTCACAACTGTCAGGCGGCATGAAGCAGCGCGCCGCGATCGCCCGCACTTTGGCTTTCGATCCGAAGATCCTGCTGATGGACGAGCCGTTCGGCGCGCTCGACGCGCAGACGCGCGGCCTGATGCAGCGTGAGTTGCTGTCGATTTGGCAGCGCACGCCGAAGACGGTGATCTTCGTCACTCACGACGTGCAGGAGGCGGTCTATCTCGCCGACCGCGTCGCGGTGATGTCGGCGCGGCCGGGCCGCATCAAGACCATCGTCGACACAAAGTTCGACAAGAACGATCCCGATATTTTCAAGAACAGTTTCTTCGTCGACAAAGTCGACGAGCTCTGGAACCTGGTGAAGGAAGAGGCCGCGAAGGCGCAGGGCGTCAAGCGATGA
- a CDS encoding LysR family transcriptional regulator, which yields MELLSIAETGSFTKAAAARRVSQPALSNSMALLEKALGVRVLERGRGGAALTEYGRLLTTHAQALAALLARANDDVRLRRQGLEGQLTIGASPLACVDLVPNAIATVERKSPNVRVQVEERPDDQLMHGLRTGAFDVIVSPAGAETDAPDVVCETLLSDVPVVMVRRGHPLARRRRVTLKELSDVRWVFPSAHTAMWRHIEALFTAWDIAWPASYVTTNSVLALRSLVLRTDSVTISSPHLMKLELASGRLIGIPLAKPHFVREIVLRTRRAQPLSPLAARFVAALRTEAAALRRA from the coding sequence ATGGAATTGCTGAGCATCGCCGAGACCGGTTCGTTCACGAAAGCGGCGGCGGCGCGCCGCGTGTCGCAGCCGGCGCTGTCGAACAGCATGGCGCTGCTGGAGAAGGCGCTTGGCGTGCGCGTGCTGGAGCGCGGCCGCGGCGGCGCGGCGCTGACCGAATACGGCCGCTTGCTCACGACCCATGCGCAGGCGCTCGCGGCTTTGCTCGCGCGGGCAAACGACGATGTGCGGCTACGGCGGCAGGGATTGGAAGGGCAGTTGACGATCGGTGCGTCGCCGCTCGCGTGTGTCGATCTCGTGCCGAACGCGATCGCCACGGTCGAGCGCAAGAGCCCGAATGTGCGTGTTCAAGTCGAGGAACGTCCGGACGACCAGCTCATGCACGGCCTGCGCACGGGGGCCTTTGACGTCATCGTCAGCCCCGCCGGTGCCGAGACGGATGCGCCCGACGTCGTGTGCGAAACGCTGCTCAGCGATGTCCCGGTCGTCATGGTGCGGCGCGGCCATCCGCTGGCGCGGCGGCGTCGGGTCACGCTCAAGGAACTCAGCGATGTGCGATGGGTGTTTCCGAGCGCCCATACGGCGATGTGGCGCCACATCGAGGCGTTATTCACCGCCTGGGATATCGCTTGGCCGGCGAGCTATGTGACGACCAATTCGGTGCTTGCACTGCGATCGCTGGTGCTGCGCACCGACAGCGTCACAATCTCGTCGCCGCATTTGATGAAGCTGGAACTGGCGTCGGGACGGCTGATCGGCATTCCGCTGGCAAAGCCGCACTTCGTGCGTGAAATCGTGCTGCGCACGCGGCGGGCTCAGCCATTATCGCCGCTGGCGGCGCGCTTTGTTGCTGCACTGCGAACCGAGGCGGCGGCGCTTCGGAGGGCTTGA
- a CDS encoding class II aldolase/adducin family protein — protein MAPSLAEALRELALANRIVANEGVLDAFGHVSMRHPDNPNRYFLSRSRAPQLVRPEDLIEYDLDSQPIKPPSVSQYSERVIHGEIYKARPDVMSVCHHHSPAFMPLLATRTDYMPVFHLGAVGGIKPPYWDQHDEFGDTNMLVVKPEEGASLARALGQHWMVLMNRHGVTAVGTTVGDCVFRTIYSDRNAAYQVQSMTIGDRIDTLSPGETEISSKIGTSTTGLARAWEYWSMRVENAGGGLPPAKAAARAKPAAKKAAPVKSKKKRR, from the coding sequence GTGGCCCCGTCGCTCGCCGAAGCCCTCCGCGAACTCGCGCTTGCGAACCGCATTGTCGCCAACGAGGGCGTGCTCGACGCTTTCGGGCACGTCAGCATGCGGCATCCCGACAATCCGAACCGCTACTTCCTGTCGCGCTCGCGCGCGCCGCAATTGGTGCGGCCGGAAGATCTTATCGAGTACGATCTCGACTCGCAGCCGATCAAGCCGCCGTCGGTTTCGCAGTATTCGGAGCGCGTCATCCACGGTGAAATCTACAAGGCGCGTCCCGACGTGATGTCGGTGTGCCATCACCATTCGCCCGCCTTCATGCCGCTGCTGGCGACGCGGACGGACTACATGCCCGTCTTCCATCTCGGCGCGGTCGGGGGCATCAAGCCGCCGTATTGGGACCAGCATGACGAATTCGGCGACACCAACATGCTGGTGGTGAAGCCGGAGGAGGGCGCCTCGCTGGCGCGCGCGCTCGGTCAGCACTGGATGGTGCTGATGAACCGGCACGGCGTGACCGCTGTCGGCACCACCGTCGGCGACTGCGTCTTCCGCACCATCTACTCCGATCGCAACGCCGCCTATCAGGTCCAGTCGATGACCATCGGTGACCGGATCGACACGCTTTCACCGGGTGAAACGGAAATCTCCAGCAAGATCGGGACCTCGACCACGGGTCTCGCTCGCGCCTGGGAATACTGGTCGATGCGCGTCGAAAACGCCGGTGGCGGATTGCCGCCTGCGAAGGCCGCTGCGCGCGCCAAGCCGGCGGCCAAGAAGGCGGCGCCGGTGAAGTCCAAGAAGAAGCGCCGCTAA
- a CDS encoding ABC transporter substrate-binding protein, whose product MKTFTSLAAAFVVALPVAFAHPAAAEDTLKVAMGQINNWENQPPTLGQDAGIFKKHGLTLEVVGTAGAGETIQAVISGSADIGGGAGAAGVMRAFSKGAPIRILAPAFTGTSDLYWYVKADSKLQSLKDTTSSNTIAYSTNGSSSHNIVVAFGEELGSKAKPVATGSPPGTLTAVMSGQVDIGWASPPFGLRELKEGKIRILARGNEVPSLRGQTVRTLIVNLNAWNTKRDAILRFMEAYREAVDWMYDDPKALEMYSKKVNQPVEVLKESMEKFQPRQAIQSDKFADLDGAVRDAVKLKYLDQPLTKEQLSELIVTPPRKK is encoded by the coding sequence ATGAAGACATTTACATCGTTGGCGGCAGCATTCGTTGTCGCGCTACCCGTCGCCTTCGCCCATCCGGCCGCGGCCGAGGACACGCTCAAGGTGGCGATGGGCCAGATCAACAACTGGGAGAACCAGCCGCCGACGCTCGGCCAGGATGCCGGCATCTTCAAGAAGCACGGCCTCACGCTCGAGGTGGTCGGCACAGCCGGCGCTGGCGAGACGATCCAGGCAGTCATCTCGGGTTCGGCCGACATCGGCGGCGGCGCCGGCGCGGCCGGCGTCATGCGCGCCTTCTCGAAAGGCGCGCCGATCCGCATCCTCGCTCCGGCCTTCACCGGCACGAGCGACCTCTATTGGTACGTGAAGGCGGATTCCAAGCTGCAATCGCTGAAGGACACGACCTCGAGCAACACGATCGCCTATTCGACCAACGGCTCGTCGTCGCACAACATCGTCGTCGCCTTCGGCGAGGAACTCGGCTCCAAGGCCAAGCCTGTGGCGACAGGCAGCCCGCCGGGCACGCTGACGGCTGTCATGTCCGGTCAGGTCGATATCGGCTGGGCGTCGCCCCCGTTCGGTCTGCGCGAGCTGAAGGAAGGCAAGATCCGCATCCTGGCGCGCGGCAATGAAGTGCCGTCGCTGCGCGGTCAGACGGTGCGGACGCTGATCGTCAACTTGAATGCCTGGAACACGAAGCGCGACGCCATCCTGCGCTTCATGGAGGCCTACCGCGAGGCCGTTGATTGGATGTACGACGACCCGAAGGCGCTCGAGATGTACTCCAAAAAGGTCAATCAGCCGGTCGAGGTCCTCAAGGAGTCGATGGAGAAGTTCCAGCCGCGCCAAGCCATCCAGAGCGACAAATTCGCCGACCTCGACGGTGCGGTGCGCGATGCGGTGAAGCTCAAATACCTGGACCAGCCGCTCACCAAAGAGCAGCTCTCGGAGCTCATCGTCACGCCGCCGCGCAAGAAATAG
- a CDS encoding ABC transporter substrate-binding protein, whose product MRRILAAMATLAALNAPVLADDTLKVAVGQLTTWENQMTLIGQDAGIFKKHGIVLENFGTNGAGETLQAVISGSADIGIGMGTSGAMRAFVRGAPVRMLAPAFTGSNDLYWYVKADSPIKSLADTTESQTIAYSTNGSSTHSLVIGFGKELGLKAKPTATGGPPATLTLVMSGQIDIGWASPPFGLKEIDEGKIRVLARGSAVPSTRNQTVRVQIVNANLLREKKDVIERFMKAYREAIEWMYSDPKAIEMYAAKMKVPVALIKKALPESHPRSALQADALSDADGIMRDAVTNKFLDKPLTKEQLAEFYPFPALGK is encoded by the coding sequence ATGCGCCGGATCCTCGCCGCCATGGCGACGCTGGCCGCGCTGAATGCTCCGGTCCTGGCCGACGACACGTTGAAGGTCGCGGTCGGGCAGCTCACCACCTGGGAAAACCAGATGACGCTGATCGGGCAGGATGCCGGCATCTTCAAGAAGCACGGAATCGTGCTCGAGAACTTCGGCACCAACGGCGCCGGAGAAACATTGCAGGCGGTGATCTCGGGCTCCGCCGATATCGGCATCGGCATGGGCACCTCGGGCGCCATGCGCGCGTTCGTGCGCGGCGCGCCGGTGCGTATGCTGGCGCCGGCCTTCACCGGCAGCAACGACCTCTATTGGTACGTCAAGGCGGATTCGCCGATCAAATCGCTGGCCGACACGACCGAAAGCCAGACGATCGCCTATTCCACCAATGGCTCGTCGACCCACAGCCTGGTCATCGGCTTCGGCAAGGAGCTTGGGCTGAAGGCTAAGCCGACGGCGACCGGTGGCCCGCCGGCGACGCTGACATTGGTGATGTCGGGACAGATCGATATCGGCTGGGCCTCGCCGCCGTTCGGCCTGAAAGAGATCGACGAGGGCAAGATTCGCGTGCTGGCACGCGGCAGCGCCGTGCCGTCGACGCGCAATCAGACGGTGCGCGTGCAGATCGTCAACGCGAACCTGCTGAGGGAGAAGAAGGACGTCATCGAGCGCTTCATGAAGGCCTATCGCGAGGCGATCGAGTGGATGTATTCGGATCCGAAGGCGATCGAGATGTATGCGGCAAAGATGAAAGTGCCGGTCGCGCTCATCAAGAAGGCGCTGCCTGAGTCGCATCCGCGATCCGCGCTGCAGGCGGATGCGTTGTCCGACGCCGACGGCATCATGCGCGACGCCGTTACCAACAAGTTCCTCGATAAGCCGCTGACCAAAGAGCAGTTGGCCGAGTTCTATCCGTTCCCCGCTTTGGGGAAGTAG
- a CDS encoding tripartite tricarboxylate transporter substrate-binding protein gives MQNRRRLLTHMLAAAGAASFGRTAARAEDAKRLVRFIVGFPAGGGTDVLARLVAERVRVPFASSVIVENRPGAAARASVDYVKNAEPDGSTLLFTPDFPITLYPHSFRSLSYDPLRDLVPVAPAAKSMLSYSVGPAVPANVTTLAAFVKWCRDNPKSANYATTAAGGTPHFVGVMFANAAGIPMTPVHYRGGAPALQDLIGGHVPASINPISESMAQAQSGGLRILAVTGEKRSRFLPDVPTMKEQGFDVVVEPWLGFFAPARTPAETVRTLGAAISDVARSADYAESLAKFGNEPAVQTSEAFTATVRSDLERWGSVVKASGFVAVE, from the coding sequence ATGCAAAACCGCCGTCGGTTGCTCACACACATGCTGGCCGCCGCCGGGGCCGCGTCGTTCGGACGAACCGCCGCAAGGGCCGAGGATGCCAAGCGGCTCGTTCGCTTCATCGTCGGCTTCCCGGCCGGCGGCGGCACGGACGTTCTCGCGCGCCTGGTCGCTGAACGGGTCCGCGTGCCCTTCGCGTCCTCGGTGATCGTCGAGAACCGGCCGGGTGCGGCCGCGCGCGCCTCCGTCGACTACGTCAAGAACGCCGAGCCCGATGGCAGCACGCTGCTGTTCACGCCCGATTTTCCGATCACGCTTTATCCGCACAGCTTCCGCTCGCTGAGTTACGACCCGCTGCGCGACCTCGTTCCGGTCGCGCCGGCGGCGAAGTCGATGCTGTCATACAGCGTGGGGCCAGCCGTGCCCGCGAACGTCACTACGCTTGCCGCGTTCGTGAAGTGGTGCCGCGACAATCCGAAGAGCGCCAATTATGCAACGACGGCCGCCGGCGGCACGCCGCATTTTGTCGGTGTGATGTTCGCCAACGCGGCCGGCATTCCGATGACGCCGGTGCATTATCGCGGCGGCGCGCCGGCCTTGCAGGATCTCATCGGCGGCCATGTGCCGGCGAGCATCAACCCGATCAGCGAGAGCATGGCCCAGGCGCAATCCGGCGGACTGCGCATCCTGGCGGTCACGGGCGAGAAGCGCTCGCGGTTCCTGCCGGACGTGCCGACGATGAAGGAGCAGGGCTTCGACGTCGTCGTCGAGCCGTGGCTCGGCTTTTTTGCGCCGGCCCGGACGCCGGCCGAGACGGTGCGCACGCTCGGCGCCGCGATCAGCGACGTCGCCCGCTCGGCGGACTATGCGGAGAGCCTGGCGAAGTTCGGCAACGAGCCGGCGGTCCAGACAAGCGAGGCCTTCACCGCGACCGTGCGTTCGGATCTCGAGCGCTGGGGCTCGGTCGTGAAAGCGTCGGGCTTCGTCGCGGTGGAATAA
- a CDS encoding NAD(P)-dependent oxidoreductase — MSRRNTPRVSFIGFGEAGQAIASGLREAGIEQIAAWDILFPEAAGAALKAAGDKFGVRLAASAADAVAETDMVIAAVTAASSLEAARSVAPHLKGNPWYLDINSVSPGRKQATAALLEGKARYIDVAVVAPIHPLKHKTPLLIAGPQAEEVAPVLTEMEMKLSIVPGPTGQAAAIKMVRSVMIKGMEALALECFLAAQRAGLLEEVTASLKNNYPALDFKQMATYNIERMASHGERRAAEMEESSVTLRELGLEPLMVDATVKRQREMGAIGKNEKVRATLHDDRAVMLEAISAVAKSQL, encoded by the coding sequence ATGTCCCGTCGCAATACGCCGCGCGTTTCGTTCATCGGTTTCGGCGAGGCCGGCCAGGCCATTGCTTCGGGCCTGCGCGAGGCCGGCATCGAGCAGATCGCGGCGTGGGACATCCTGTTTCCGGAAGCGGCCGGCGCCGCGCTGAAGGCGGCCGGCGACAAGTTCGGCGTGCGGCTCGCGGCATCGGCCGCCGACGCCGTGGCTGAGACCGACATGGTCATCGCGGCGGTGACGGCGGCTTCCAGCCTCGAGGCGGCGCGGTCGGTCGCGCCACATCTGAAGGGCAACCCCTGGTATCTCGACATCAATTCGGTCTCGCCGGGCCGCAAGCAGGCGACCGCCGCCCTGCTGGAAGGCAAGGCGCGCTATATCGACGTCGCCGTGGTCGCGCCGATCCATCCGCTCAAGCACAAGACGCCGCTTCTGATCGCCGGCCCGCAGGCCGAAGAGGTGGCGCCGGTCTTGACCGAGATGGAGATGAAGCTGTCGATCGTACCCGGCCCCACCGGCCAGGCCGCCGCGATCAAGATGGTCCGTAGCGTGATGATCAAGGGCATGGAGGCGCTCGCGCTCGAATGCTTCCTGGCCGCGCAGCGCGCCGGCCTCCTGGAAGAGGTCACCGCCTCGCTCAAGAACAATTATCCCGCACTCGATTTCAAGCAGATGGCGACCTACAACATTGAGCGCATGGCGAGCCATGGCGAGCGCCGTGCCGCCGAGATGGAGGAATCGTCGGTGACCTTGCGCGAGCTCGGCCTCGAGCCGCTCATGGTCGATGCGACGGTCAAACGCCAGCGCGAGATGGGCGCGATCGGCAAGAACGAAAAGGTGCGCGCGACGCTTCACGACGACCGCGCCGTCATGCTCGAAGCCATCAGCGCCGTCGCCAAATCGCAGCTGTGA